AGCCTGATCGTGGGGTCGCTGGATCACAACCAGCTGGCCGAACTTTACGTGGTGCGCGCCGAACTGGAGGCGCTGGCAGCGCGGCTGGCGGCACGCCACGCCACGCCCGAAGAGGTGCGCGTACTGGCGCAGATGGTGGCCGAGGATCAGAAAGCCATCGGCGATCCCGAATTTCTGGCCCGTGCCAACCGGCGGTTCCATCACCAGCTGCATCTGGCCTCGCACAACCGCTATCTGGTGCAGCAGCTCGATCTGGTTCACCGGACCATGGCGCTGATGGCAAAGACCTCGCTGGCTGCCGAAGGGCGCAGCGAAATGGCGCTGTCCGAACACAAGAATATCGTCGATGCCATTGCCGCAGGGGATGGCGATGCCGCCGATGCCGCCCTGCGCCAGCATATCTCGATGGCATGGGAAACGCGGCTCAAGCTCGAGGCCAATAACGATCATGGCTGAACGTGCCCCCACCACCCTTGCCGAAGCCGATCCCAAGAACCTGATCCGCGAGAGCTTTGCCATCGAGGGGATCGGCATCGGGGAATGTCGGTCGATCTTCCTGGACTGGGCGCTGTCCCTGCCGGACGGTCAGGACCAGATCCTGTCGATCCGCTTTCTTCTGAATCACTACGCGCCCAAGGCATCTTCGCAGGATCAGAGCCATCCGATGGTCACGGTGCTGATCGAGGGCGCGCAGGCCCACAGCTCTACCGCGCGACGGCGCGGCGGGCGCGCCGCACGCATGACGGACCCCGGCTGAGCCCGATGCGGCTGATCGAAACACCCGAGGATCTGGCCGAAGGCGCTGCCTATCTGAGCGCGATCTGCCCGGTCTGGGCGCAGGTCCTGCCCCAGCTTGGCCCCCTGCCCCTGCGCAGGCGCAGCGACGGTTTCGAAGCCATCGCCAGCGCCATTGTCGGCCAGCAGATTTCCATTGCCGCCGCTGCCGCCATCTGGAGCCGGATGGAAGCCGCCGGTCTGACCGATCCGCAGACCATGGCCAGCGCAAGCGAGGACGATCTGCGTGCCGCCGGCCTGTCGCGCCCCAAGGCTCGCTACCTGCAGGCCATCGCCAAGGCGCAACCCGATTGGCAGGCGCTGCGCGAGATGCCCGATGACGAGGCCCAGAAGCAATTGGTCGCCCTGCCGGGAATCGGGGTCTGGACCGCCGAGATCTATCTTAAATTCGCGATGGGGCGGGCCGATGTGCTGGCCGCCGGCGACCTGGCCCTGCAAGAGGGCGCGCGCATGATGTACGGGCTTGAGGCGCGCCCGACGGCGGCGCAATTGCGTGACATGGCCAAGGCCTGGAGCCCATGGCGCGCGGTTGCGGCGCGGGGACTCTGGGCCTATTACCGGCAGGCAAAAGGACGTGAGGGAATTCGATGACAACGCTGAAATCCGCCCGCAAGGGTCCAGAAAAGGCCGATGCGGTCGTGGTCTTTCTTCACGGCTATGGTGCGGATGGTGCCGATCTTCTGGGGCTGGCCGATCCCTTGGCCCCGCATCTGCCGGGCACGGCATTCCATGCCCCCGATGCCCCGGAAAAGAGCGTGAACAATCCCTTTGGATATCAATGGTTCCCGATCCCCTGGCTCGACGGCTCTGACGAGGCCGAGGCCAGCGCCGCCATGGGCCGCTCGATCGAGGCATTGAACGTCTATCTGGACAAGATACTGGCTGATGAGGGCCTGACACCCGACCGCATGGTCGTCATCGGTTTCTCGCAGGGCACGATGATGGCGCTGCATGTGCTGCCCCGTCGCGACAAGGCGGTGGCCGGGATCATCGGATTTTCCGGGCGCCTGCTGAACCCCGAGACCCTGCAGGCCGAAGCGCGGGTGAAACCGCCGGTCCTGCTGTTGCATGGCGATCAGGATCCCGTCGTTCCCTTCGAGGACATGGGGCTTGCGGGCACGGCATTGGAACAGGCGGGCTTCACCGTCTATGGCCATGTCATGAAGGGCACCGCCCATGGCATCTCTCCGGACGGCCTGTCCGTTGCACTGGGTTTCCTGAAGGACCGGCTGGGGAAATAGGCGCCAGGGGCATTCAGCTCCACAGATGCGGCTCGGCCAGTTCGATGGAATTCCCCGCCGGATCGCGGAAATACAGCGATCTGGCACCATTGGGCCATTGGAAATCCGCCTCGATCGCGATTCCATGGGCGATCAGATGTTGTCGCCAGCGATCCATCTGATCGGCCGCGACCGCCATGCAGAAATGCCCCGGCCCGCGTGCGCCATGGGGCGGCACCGGCAGGCGGGCGGTGGATGAGGGCGGCTTTTCCGTCGCATCGGGGCAAAAGACCAGCAGGACCTGCGGGCGCGGCCTGTCCTGCACACGAAAGAAGACATGCCGTCCCGGGACGCTTTGAAATGCCTCCAGCCCCATGACGCCCTGCCAGAAGTCACGCGCAGCCGTCAGATCCGCAGCATATAGCGCGGATTCCATCACTCCCAGAACTGGCGGCGACGTCTTGGTCATGGCCGTCATGATGCCATCGGGGCCCGATCAGGGCAATCTGTCACGAGCTTGTCATCCCGGAGGGGTATTTCATCCCCATATCGAATACATGCGGGGACTTGTCAGACGCACGACGCGATATATAGTCGAAATCATGGATCTGACGGGCCTTCAGGCATTTCGCACGGGGGCAAGCGGGAAAGCAGCATGCTGGACAAGCATCATCAGACGGAATTCAGAACGCAGTTCGTACGCGAGCCTGCAGGCCTGAGACATCACCCGGCACTTGTTCTGAATGCCGATTATCGACCTCTCAGTTACTACCCTCTGTCGCTTTGGCCCTGGCAAGAGGCGATCAAGGCGGTGTTTCTGGATCGGGTCTCGATCATCGCCGAATATGACGAGGTCGTGCGAAGTCAAAGGCAGGCCTACCGGATCCCCTCGGTTGTCGTCCTGAAAGATTATGTGAAACCTCAAAAGCGCGTGGCCTTCACGCGCTTTAATCTTTTCTTGAGGGATGAATTCAGCTGCCAGTATTGCGGCGCCAAGGGCGATCTGACTTTTGACCATGTGGTCCCCCGCTCTCGTGGCGGCGTCACCAGCTGGGAAAATGTCGTGGCGGCCTGCAGCCCCTGCAATCTGAAAAAGGCCAATCGCAGCCTGCGCCATTGCGGGCTGACCCTGCGCCGCAAGCCCCGACGCCCAAGCCCCGAAGAGATGCACGCCATCGGCCGGCGCTTTCCGCCCAACCACCTGCATGAAAGCTGGATGGATTTCCTTTACTGGGACGCCGAACTGGACAGCTGAGCCAGAATATCCGGCAGATCGCCATATCCGGTCAGGCGCCTTTCATAGGCCAGACCCAGTCGCGCGGCGGCGACCCTTGCGCGTTCATCCAGTTCGGGATCATCGGTCTGCGCCAGGTAGATCAGCCGCTCATAGTGCTCGAAATACATGTCCCGCAATTGCGGATGCCGATCCAGCCCCATGGCGCGCCAGACAAAGGCGTCGAACTGCCGCACCAGGAAATCGGTCAGATAAAAGGATGTGAATTCCTGTTCGGCGCGGGCGGCATGGGCCGCGATACCGTCGAAAAATGCATAGCAATGCGGGCCGGGGATCATCTCGACGCCCAGTTCCGCGCAACGCGCCTGCAACAAGCCGCCAGTGCCGCAATCGGCGTAGACGACAATGATCCTGTCATATTTCTGCTGGAAACGCCGCACCGCAGCCTCGACCGCATCGGGGATTTTCTCGGGGCGCAGGTGCAGATCGGCGGGCAGACAATGAAGATCCAGATGCCGCCAGCCGTTCATGTCGCGAATGGCCATCAACTCGCGCGCCAAGGCACCGCAGGCCAGCATCAGGCCGGAAGGCGGCGCAGGGCTAGCCTTCGTGGTCATGCCTGTTGCGATGTCCCAGATGGATCACGGCCGCCGCGGTCAGAACCACCAATGCCAACGCCACCTCGGGCACGCCTGCCGTGAAGGAAACCCAAAGGGTCAGAACGGCTGCAACGATGACAGCAAGAACCAGCAATAGAAAATGCGTTAGCGGCATGACGACAAGGCCTCCTTATGACCAATATGGGTGCCCATTGGCCGGTTGGAAAGACCATCTTGTGAATGCTGGCAAAATTCAGCCTGCGGCCAGCATGTGCCGTAACGTAAATTCTCTGCGATTCCACGGCATTTCCGGCCTTGGCTCAGGGCAAGGCCGGTTTTCACAGTCTCGCGATCATGCGATTCGCACTACCAGCGCAGTTGAACGCGCCCGATCAGTGCCCCAAGCGCGCCGGTGATCAGGATCGCCAGCCCATACCATGACAGGAAGAACAGCGGCGCATCCTCATTGCAGTGCAGGGCATAAAGCGCGGCGCTGAATCCGCCGACGGCAAGACCCAGGAACAGGCCGCTGCGCAAAGGCGAAGGACTGGCTCCATCTTTCAGCACCATCATGCCCACTGCCATCGGAATCATCGACAGCAATGTGATCGAGGTCAGACAGATGGCAAGCGTATTGCCCTGCATCTGCACCCACATATTCCCCTCTCTGGCCGAGATCATCGCGCTGACCAGCCACAGCAGGGCGGCACCGCCGACAAAGGCCAGCACGGTCTGTGCCGGAACCCGCGTTACTTCGGGCCGCGACAAACGCATACAGGCACGCATTGCCAGAAGCCCGACAGTCAGCGGCAGCACCCATTTCATCAGCGTCACAGGATTGGTCAACGCCTGTCCCAGATCGGGCCGAATCCCCAGCGCCGCAAGCAGGGCAGTGCCGACGACAGCCAGGGCCAGCCCGGCGCGCAGCATCACGCGGGGGGCTATCGGTCTTGGCGGCGTGTCATCCTGAGACAGGATCGCGATCAGTTGATCGGTTTTCATAATTCACCCTCCTGCCGCAAACGGGCAAGTCTTTGTAAGGCGCGATGCAGGGCGACCCGCAGGGCACCGGCACTCAGGCCCAGCCGCGCGCCGCATTCCTCATTGCCTCGCTCTTCCACGGCCAGACAGCGCAGCAAGGCACTGTCTCGCTCGGGCAGCCTGGCAATCAGGACATCCGCATCGCGCTTCTCGAAGCTGTCCGGTTCGGGCTCGGCCTGAAGCGTCTCGGCGAAATCCTCGACCGGCACGTGAACCGAGCGGCCCCGCCGACGGAATGCATCGACCAGCTTGTGACGGGCGATGGCATAGACCCAGGGGCGCAGCGGTTGATCGCTGTCCCATGTCGCCCGTTTCAAGTGGATCGCCAGCAAGGTTTCCTGCACTACATCCTCACACCAACTCATGTCCATTCCACCTGCACGCGCCCTGATCAGCCCGCGCAGGACCGGCGTCATGGCCGTCAGCAATTCCTGATAGGCACGCTGATCGCCCGCAATTGCGAGACGCATCAGATGCGACCAATCCTGACCGGCTTTTCCGCCATTCTTCATCTGTGACCGTCCTTACGCATTGCGACCTTCATTCGTTACAGCATCGCCCGCTCAAAGTCTGCACATCACGAATTCGTGTAGCCTGTAACATCTGCCCCCTTTGGCGCGAATGGCACTGCAGGACGGCGCCGCCGCCCTTCAACAAAGGAGATAGAAGATGAGCCCGAAACTAGCAGCAGCCATTGCCACCGCCGTCAGCCTTGCCGGTGTCGCCGCCCATGCGGACGACATGAAGAAAGATGGCGCCATGGAAAAATGCTATGGTGTCGCCCTTGCTGGCGAGAATGACTGCGCGGCCGGCCCCGGCACCACCTGTGCCGGCACTTCGACCAAGGATTATCAGGGCAACGCATGGAAACTGGTTCCGGCCGGAACCTGTGAATCCATGGAGACCC
This is a stretch of genomic DNA from Paracoccus seriniphilus. It encodes these proteins:
- a CDS encoding GntR family transcriptional regulator yields the protein MKDDAYSLILAAIEAGTYRPGDRLVESELAERFGVSRTPVREALQRLETQAMLVRDGRSLIVGSLDHNQLAELYVVRAELEALAARLAARHATPEEVRVLAQMVAEDQKAIGDPEFLARANRRFHHQLHLASHNRYLVQQLDLVHRTMALMAKTSLAAEGRSEMALSEHKNIVDAIAAGDGDAADAALRQHISMAWETRLKLEANNDHG
- a CDS encoding DNA-3-methyladenine glycosylase family protein; this encodes MRLIETPEDLAEGAAYLSAICPVWAQVLPQLGPLPLRRRSDGFEAIASAIVGQQISIAAAAAIWSRMEAAGLTDPQTMASASEDDLRAAGLSRPKARYLQAIAKAQPDWQALREMPDDEAQKQLVALPGIGVWTAEIYLKFAMGRADVLAAGDLALQEGARMMYGLEARPTAAQLRDMAKAWSPWRAVAARGLWAYYRQAKGREGIR
- a CDS encoding alpha/beta hydrolase is translated as MTTLKSARKGPEKADAVVVFLHGYGADGADLLGLADPLAPHLPGTAFHAPDAPEKSVNNPFGYQWFPIPWLDGSDEAEASAAMGRSIEALNVYLDKILADEGLTPDRMVVIGFSQGTMMALHVLPRRDKAVAGIIGFSGRLLNPETLQAEARVKPPVLLLHGDQDPVVPFEDMGLAGTALEQAGFTVYGHVMKGTAHGISPDGLSVALGFLKDRLGK
- a CDS encoding VOC family protein is translated as MTKTSPPVLGVMESALYAADLTAARDFWQGVMGLEAFQSVPGRHVFFRVQDRPRPQVLLVFCPDATEKPPSSTARLPVPPHGARGPGHFCMAVAADQMDRWRQHLIAHGIAIEADFQWPNGARSLYFRDPAGNSIELAEPHLWS
- a CDS encoding HNH endonuclease, which translates into the protein MLDKHHQTEFRTQFVREPAGLRHHPALVLNADYRPLSYYPLSLWPWQEAIKAVFLDRVSIIAEYDEVVRSQRQAYRIPSVVVLKDYVKPQKRVAFTRFNLFLRDEFSCQYCGAKGDLTFDHVVPRSRGGVTSWENVVAACSPCNLKKANRSLRHCGLTLRRKPRRPSPEEMHAIGRRFPPNHLHESWMDFLYWDAELDS
- a CDS encoding DUF1638 domain-containing protein; amino-acid sequence: MTTKASPAPPSGLMLACGALARELMAIRDMNGWRHLDLHCLPADLHLRPEKIPDAVEAAVRRFQQKYDRIIVVYADCGTGGLLQARCAELGVEMIPGPHCYAFFDGIAAHAARAEQEFTSFYLTDFLVRQFDAFVWRAMGLDRHPQLRDMYFEHYERLIYLAQTDDPELDERARVAAARLGLAYERRLTGYGDLPDILAQLSSSASQ
- a CDS encoding NrsF family protein; protein product: MKTDQLIAILSQDDTPPRPIAPRVMLRAGLALAVVGTALLAALGIRPDLGQALTNPVTLMKWVLPLTVGLLAMRACMRLSRPEVTRVPAQTVLAFVGGAALLWLVSAMISAREGNMWVQMQGNTLAICLTSITLLSMIPMAVGMMVLKDGASPSPLRSGLFLGLAVGGFSAALYALHCNEDAPLFFLSWYGLAILITGALGALIGRVQLRW
- a CDS encoding sigma-70 family RNA polymerase sigma factor — translated: MKNGGKAGQDWSHLMRLAIAGDQRAYQELLTAMTPVLRGLIRARAGGMDMSWCEDVVQETLLAIHLKRATWDSDQPLRPWVYAIARHKLVDAFRRRGRSVHVPVEDFAETLQAEPEPDSFEKRDADVLIARLPERDSALLRCLAVEERGNEECGARLGLSAGALRVALHRALQRLARLRQEGEL
- a CDS encoding DUF2282 domain-containing protein, with product MSPKLAAAIATAVSLAGVAAHADDMKKDGAMEKCYGVALAGENDCAAGPGTTCAGTSTKDYQGNAWKLVPAGTCESMETPAGHNGSLEAIEM